CGTGAATTCCTCCGATTGGCGTACCCGGCCCCAGACCGCCCACTTCGGTCCCGCGTCGTGGCAGTCCAGCGTGCTGGCTCTGCTCACCGCAATCTTCGTCCGACCGGTGCTGGGCGCGCTCACGCTAGTCGGCATGATCGTCAATCGCGTCAGCCCCGCCACGTTGCAGCGGGTCCGCCTCGACGGCATCGACGGTCCGCTGGGATTGATCCGGCCGTTGCCCGGCACCGACGTCACCCGCATCGATCTGCCGCACTGCCCGGCCGAATGGGTCGTCGCCCCGGAGGCGCGCGAGTCGACGTCGCTGATCGTCTACTTCCACGGCTCGGCGCTGGTGACCCTCGGGCTCAACTCGCACCGGCGCTTCGTCAGCCGACTGTCGGCGGCGACCGGCGCCAGGGTGCTCAACGTCGGCTACCGGTTGGCGCCACAGGCCACCATCGAGGAAGCCGTCGAGGACGGCCTGGACGGCTACCGCTTCGCGCTCGCCCAGGGCTTCGCGCCCGAGCGGATTGTGCTGGCCGGTGACTCGGCGGGCGGGCTGATGGCCGCCGACGTCGCACTGGCGGCCCGTGACGCGGGGCTACCGGTGCCCGCCGGCCAGGCGCTGATGTCACCGCTGACGTCGTCGGACATGGATCTGAAGTACCGGGCACTCAAGGCGCACCGCGACGTGATGTTCCCGTTCATGACGGTCAAGTTCATCTACGACGTGTTCGCGACCGTGAACGGCACCCGTCCGCCGCCGTTGATGCCACCGGAGGCCGACCTGCACGGGTTGGGCCCGTTCCTGCTGCAGGTGGGCACCCACGAGATGCTGCTCAATGACACCATCGTGTTCGCCGAGCGGTTGCGCGCGCAGCACGTCGAGGTCTGGGTTCAGCAGTGGCACAAGGCAATGCACATGTTCCAGCTCAGCTTCGACGTCAACCCCGACGCCCGGCGCGCCGTCGACGAGGTGGCGGCGTTCATCCGCTACGCGACCGCGGAGCAGGACTCCGAAGTCAGCGCCTAGCGCGCTGCTAGTGCGCGAAGTGCCGCGCGCCGGTCAGGTACACGGTCACACCGGCCTTGGCCGCGGCGGCGGTGACTTCATCGTCGCGCACCGAACCACCGGGGTGCACAATCGCTTTCACGCCCGCGGCGGTCAGCGTCTCGAGCCCGTCCGGGAACGGGAAGAACGCATCTGAGGCCGCAACGGCGCCGCTGACCCGATCGCCGCCGCGCTCGACCGCCAGGCGGGCCGCGTCGACGCGGTTCACCTGACCCATGCCGATGCCGATGGTGGCGCCGCCGCCGGCGACCACGATCGCGTTGGACTTCACCGCGCGGCAGGTGCGCCAGGCAAATACCAAGTCCGCCAGCGTCTCCGGGTCGGCCGGGTCGCCGGTGGCCAGCGTCCAGTTGTTCGGGTCGTCACCGGGCGCGTCGATCTTGTCGCGCTGCTGGACCAGCAGTCCGCCGCTGATCTGTCGGCGCTCGACCCCGTCATCGACCGGCTCGCCGGCCAGCAACACCCGGACGTTCTTCTTCTTCGCGAGGACGTCGACAGCGCCTGGCGCGTACGCGGGCGCGACGATCACCTCGGTGAAGATCGTGCTGACGTATTCGGCCATCTCGACACTGACCTCGGTGTTGGCGGCGATCACGCCGCCGAAAGCGCTGAGCGGGTCGCACTCGTGGGCCTTGCGGTGCGCATCGGCGACCGAGTCCGACGAGACGGCGATGCCACAGGGGTTGGCGTGCTTGATGATCGCCACGCAGGTCTCCTCGTGGTCGAACGCCGCCCGCCACGCCGCGTCGGCGTCGGTGAAGTTGTTGTAGGACATCTCTTTTCCGTGCAGCTGCTCGGCCTGCGCGAGGCCGGGCCAGCCGCCGTCATCGACGTACAGCGCGGCCTGCTGGTGCGGGTTCTCGCCGTAGCGCAGCTGGGCCGAGCGGCGCCAGTTGCCCGCGATCCACTCCGCGAAGGCGGTGGCCGGTTCCTCGGGCGCAAGTGTCGACTCCATCCACCCGGCCACCGCGACGTCGTACTCGGCGGTATGGCGGAACGCCAACGACGCCAACTTCTTTCGTTCGGCCAACGTGAAGCCGCCACCGCGCACCGCGGCCAGCACCCCGTCGTAGCCGAGCGGGTCGGTCACCACGGCCACGCTCGGGTGGTTCTTGGCCGACGCGCGCACCATCGACGGCCCGCCGATGTCGATCTGCTCGACGCACTCGTCGACGCCGGCACCGGATTCGACGGTCGCGCTGAACGGGTACAGGTTGACCACCACCAACTCGAACGCGGCGATGCCGAGTTCCTCGAGGGCGGCGGCGTGCTCGGGCTTGCGCAGGTCGGCCAGCAGGCCGGCGTGCACCCGCGGGTGCAGGGTCTTCACCCGGCCGTCCAGCACCTCGGGGAAGCCGGTCAACTGCTCCACCGGGGTCACCGGAATGCCTTTGTCAGCAATGGTTTTCGCCGTCGAGCCGGTCGATACGATCTCGACGCCGGCACCGGCCAGGCCCTGGGCGAGTTCGACCAGTCCGGTCTTGTCGTAGACGCTGATCAGGGCGCGGCGGATCGGCCGCTTGCCGTCGCTTGTGCTGTTCATCCGATGGTTGCCTTTCTTCCGGTCCAGGTCACGCCGCCGGTCGCGACCGCGGCGATCACGTCCGCCAGGAGTCGCCGTTCGGTGACCTTGATGCGTTCGTGCAGGGTCTGTTCGTCGTCGTCGTCTAACACCGGAATGGCCTGCTGGGCCAGGATCGGGCCGGTGTCGGTGCCGGCGTCGACCAGGTGCACGGTGCATCCGGTGACCTTGACGCCGTGCGCCAGGGCGTCGGCCACCCCGTGCGCGCCGGGGAAGGCCGGCAGCAGCGCGGGATGGGTGTTGAGGGTGCGGCCAACGTATTCCGAAAGGAACTGTGAGCCAAGGATTTTCATGAAGCCCGCCGACACGACGAGGTCCGGCGTGTGCTCGGCGGTGGCCGCGGTAAGCGCAACGTCCCACTCGGCGCGGTTCGGGTAGTCGCCCAACCGGACGGTGAAGGTCGGCAGGGATGCGGCGGCCGCGATGTCGATCGCAGGGCACTCGCGGTCGACTCCGACGGCGACCACGCGGGCCGGATAGTCGCCGACGGCGGCGTCCAGCAGGGACTGCAGGATCGATCCGGTACCCGATGCCAGCACCACCAATCGTGCCGGTGCACTGGGAGGCACCCGGAACGATTGCTGCACAGGTCAAAGCCTATCGGAACTCGTCGGGGGGCAGATCGAGGCCCGTGGTGTCCTCGTCACCGAAGTCGTCGGCGACGTCCTCCACAAGCTCGGGCGGAGGCTCGGCGACGGGGGCCGGCCTCGGAGCGCGCGGGCGACGCCGGATGCCGCCGGCCATCACGACGGTGAGCGAGCCGATCGCGGTGAACCACAGGAAGATCGCGAAACCGAAAGTGCCCTGGTCGATTCCGACGCCACCGAAGTTGCCGAGCTGCCCGCTGCCGGCATGGCCCAGCAGCGCCAGCATCAGCGCGGCCAGCAACGCGGCAATGCCCACCTTCGCCATCGCGTCGGACCACGGCAGTGGCCGTCGCGCACACTGCTGACCCAGCGCGACGCCCGAGGATGCGCCGACGATGAGCAGCGCCACCCACACCGGACCCAGCGGCGGGTGCGGGGCCGCGGCCAAGATCGGCAGCGCCGGAACGTCGCCGCCGAACACCGTGAACGAACTGAACGTCGCAAAGCCGAGGTGGGCGCTGGAGCCCACGGCCATCGCCGTCGTCGCCACGATCACGTTGGGGACGTACAACACCGACAGCAGGGTCAGGCTGAACTGACCGAAGATCGAGCCGGTGACCTCGTACAGGTCCTGCATCGTCGACCAGTGCACGACGAGCGAGCAGGCCGCCACCATGCCGGACAGCCCGAACAGCGCCAGCACCCCGGCGACCGCGGCGCGAAGCGAGTCGGCCACCCAGTCCGGCAGGGGCGACATCGCCAACGCGCGGCGGCCGACCCGGGAGCCGACGCCGATCAATGCGCCGATCAGGTGAACCAGCAGCACGCTCGAAAAGGCCCGCAGCGCGCTGGGAGTCTGCAACTCGGTGATCACCGACGCCGCGTCGTGGATGACCGCCAGCGCGACGGCCGCGATCAGTAGCGGGCCGCCCAGCGCCGACGCCACGATCCAGCGGATGACGAACCACGAAGCGGTCGGCGTGGTGGCGCGCGCGGTGGTCCGTGCGGTCCCCCAGACCATTGCCAATACCGGCAGCAGCGGCAGCGCACCGAGTTCGCGGCCGCCGATCGAGATCGGGACCTGGTGCACGCCAAGCCACATGCTGGCGATCGCGCCAAGCGCGCCGGTCATGTCGCTGTTGGCAATCACCAACTGCAGCAAGGTGACTGCGGCGATGACAACCAGGGCCACCACGGCCGGACCGAACGCGACGCGAAGCAGGTCGCGCGCCTGATGCGCGCCCGGCGTTCGACTGTCCGGCCTCACGGTCTGAGGACGTTACCTAGCGAATCAGCTCGTCGGCGACCCGCCGCGCCCAATTAGGACTGTGACGGACCCGACGGCGACGACGGCGACTGCGGCTGCGGACCGGTGCTGCCCGGGCTCGGCGCGCCGGAACCGGACGACGGCGGCGGGCTGAAGCTCGGGAAACCGGTTGGCGGAGTGGGCGATCCCTGCTGGTGCGACGCCGAGCTCGGCTGCGGGCCCTGCTGGGCCGGGAAGCCGCCGGTGTTCGGGCCCGACGGGTAGCCGCCGTACTGCGTGCCATAGCCGGACTGCTGGTAGGGCGCCTGCTGCTGCTGGCCGTAGTAGCCGCCGTACTGCTGCCCGTAGTACTGGTCGTACTTGGGGCGCGGGGCCGGGGCGGTGATCACGCCGACGTCCAGCAGGAGCGCACCGATGGCGACAGCGGCCTGGATCACGGCGGCGGCGATGATCAGCCAGAGCTCCCAGGTGACGGAGATACCGTCCGGGGTGTGCGCGATCGACAGCAGCACCTGCAGCGCGCCGAACACCGACACCGCGGCGACGACACCGAGGTAGTTCTTGGACGGCAGCAGGCTGACACCGGCCAGCAGGCCGGCCAGCAGCACCGGGGCGATGCCCTTCACCTGGCCGTTGAGCAGGCCGAGGAATTCCTTGGCGTCGTCCGACGGGACCGACAGCAGGTCGCCGAAACTCAGGACGTACGCCGCCACGCCGAGCACGACCGCGGCAATGGTCAGGTAGTGCTTGAGGTTGTTGTCGGCGTCCTCGGACTTCGCGAACGAGGACGCGGCGGGAGCCCCGTAGGAACCGGGCGACTGCGCGGGCGGATATCCGGGATTGCCGGGCGGGTAGGTCATGGCTTCTCCTGTGCCTTCCGATGCGTGTGCGGCGCCATTGTCGTGCGGCGCTGGTTACTCCCGCGCGCCGCTCCTCGCGAGGCTACCCGGCAGCGGTGCGACGCGAGCCGATCAACCACGCTAGCGCACCGCGGGCACCCCGTCCGCACACACTTTGGCCACCGGTACCGACCCCGGTGGTTGCCCGCCAGATTGGAACACGTTCTAATTCATCCATGGACTACGGGCTTGTGCTGTTCACCAGTGATCGCGGAATCTCCCCGGCGGCGGCCGCGACTCTTGCCGATAACCACGGTTTCACGACGTTCTACGTCCCGGAGCACACGCACATTCCGATCAAGCGTCAGGCCGCACATCCAACCACCGGCGACGAGACGCTGCCCGACGACCGCTACATGCGCACGCTCGATCCGTGGGTGAGCCTGGGCGCGGCGTGCGCGGTCACGTCGCGGGTCCGGCTGTCCACCGCGGTGGCTTTGCCGGTCGAGCACGACCCGATCACCCTGGCCAAGTCGATCGCGACGCTGGACCACCTGTCCGGCGGGCGCGTCAGCCTGGGCGTCGGGTTCGGCTGGAACACCGACGAACTCACCGACCACAACGTGCCGCCGGGCCGTCGCCGCACGATGCTGCGCGAATACCTCGAGGCGATGCGGGCGCTGTGGACCGAGGAAGAGGCCTCCTACGAGGGCGAATTCGTCAACTTCGGACCGAGCTGGGCGTGGCCGAAGCCGGTCCAGTCGCACATCCCAGTGCTGGTCGGGGCGGCGGGCACCGAGAAGAACTTCAAGTGGATCGCCCGCAGCGCGGACGGCTGGATCACCACGCCGCGCGACTTCGACATCGACGAGCCGGTGAAGGTGCTGCAGGACACCTGGGCCGCCGCCGGCCGCGACGGCGCCCCGCAGATCGTCGCGCTGGATTTCAAGCCGGTTCCGGAGAAGCTGGCGCACTGGGCCGAGATCGGGGTCACCGAGGTGTTGTTCGGACTGCCCGACAAGTCCGAAGATGAGGTGGCCGCATACGTCGAGCGATTGGCAGGCAAACTAGCCGCGGCGGTCTAGCTGACGGGAGTTGCATCGTGGCGGAGCAGGGTCGGCACTTCCCGTACCGCTACGAGGCCCGGCTGGCGCCGTTGTGGCTGGCATTCCGGGCGTGGCCGAGCACGCAGGGCGTCACGGTGACCGACGACGGCCGGTTCGTCGCCCGCTACGGACCGTTCCGCGTCGACGTGCCGGTGACTCAGATTCAGGATGCGCATATCACCGGTCCGTACCGGTGGTGGACGGCCGTCGGCGCGCGACTGTCGCTGGCCGACGACGGCCTGACGTTCGGCACCAACGCCAGCGAGGGCGTCTGCATTCACTTCGAGCCACGGATCCATCGCGTGATCGGTTTGCGTGACCACTCGGCCCTCAACGTCACCGTCGAGGACTGCGAGGGTCTGGTCGCCGCGTTGACGGGAGCAGCGTGAGGGCGGGTCGACTGAGCATTCTGCTGGCGGCCGCCGTGCTCGCCGGTTGCACCCACGCC
The sequence above is a segment of the Candidatus Mycobacterium wuenschmannii genome. Coding sequences within it:
- a CDS encoding alpha/beta hydrolase, encoding MNSSDWRTRPQTAHFGPASWQSSVLALLTAIFVRPVLGALTLVGMIVNRVSPATLQRVRLDGIDGPLGLIRPLPGTDVTRIDLPHCPAEWVVAPEARESTSLIVYFHGSALVTLGLNSHRRFVSRLSAATGARVLNVGYRLAPQATIEEAVEDGLDGYRFALAQGFAPERIVLAGDSAGGLMAADVALAARDAGLPVPAGQALMSPLTSSDMDLKYRALKAHRDVMFPFMTVKFIYDVFATVNGTRPPPLMPPEADLHGLGPFLLQVGTHEMLLNDTIVFAERLRAQHVEVWVQQWHKAMHMFQLSFDVNPDARRAVDEVAAFIRYATAEQDSEVSA
- the purH gene encoding bifunctional phosphoribosylaminoimidazolecarboxamide formyltransferase/IMP cyclohydrolase; this translates as MNSTSDGKRPIRRALISVYDKTGLVELAQGLAGAGVEIVSTGSTAKTIADKGIPVTPVEQLTGFPEVLDGRVKTLHPRVHAGLLADLRKPEHAAALEELGIAAFELVVVNLYPFSATVESGAGVDECVEQIDIGGPSMVRASAKNHPSVAVVTDPLGYDGVLAAVRGGGFTLAERKKLASLAFRHTAEYDVAVAGWMESTLAPEEPATAFAEWIAGNWRRSAQLRYGENPHQQAALYVDDGGWPGLAQAEQLHGKEMSYNNFTDADAAWRAAFDHEETCVAIIKHANPCGIAVSSDSVADAHRKAHECDPLSAFGGVIAANTEVSVEMAEYVSTIFTEVIVAPAYAPGAVDVLAKKKNVRVLLAGEPVDDGVERRQISGGLLVQQRDKIDAPGDDPNNWTLATGDPADPETLADLVFAWRTCRAVKSNAIVVAGGGATIGIGMGQVNRVDAARLAVERGGDRVSGAVAASDAFFPFPDGLETLTAAGVKAIVHPGGSVRDDEVTAAAAKAGVTVYLTGARHFAH
- the purN gene encoding phosphoribosylglycinamide formyltransferase, with translation MQQSFRVPPSAPARLVVLASGTGSILQSLLDAAVGDYPARVVAVGVDRECPAIDIAAAASLPTFTVRLGDYPNRAEWDVALTAATAEHTPDLVVSAGFMKILGSQFLSEYVGRTLNTHPALLPAFPGAHGVADALAHGVKVTGCTVHLVDAGTDTGPILAQQAIPVLDDDDEQTLHERIKVTERRLLADVIAAVATGGVTWTGRKATIG
- a CDS encoding cell division protein PerM is translated as MRPDSRTPGAHQARDLLRVAFGPAVVALVVIAAVTLLQLVIANSDMTGALGAIASMWLGVHQVPISIGGRELGALPLLPVLAMVWGTARTTARATTPTASWFVIRWIVASALGGPLLIAAVALAVIHDAASVITELQTPSALRAFSSVLLVHLIGALIGVGSRVGRRALAMSPLPDWVADSLRAAVAGVLALFGLSGMVAACSLVVHWSTMQDLYEVTGSIFGQFSLTLLSVLYVPNVIVATTAMAVGSSAHLGFATFSSFTVFGGDVPALPILAAAPHPPLGPVWVALLIVGASSGVALGQQCARRPLPWSDAMAKVGIAALLAALMLALLGHAGSGQLGNFGGVGIDQGTFGFAIFLWFTAIGSLTVVMAGGIRRRPRAPRPAPVAEPPPELVEDVADDFGDEDTTGLDLPPDEFR
- a CDS encoding DUF5336 domain-containing protein — its product is MTYPPGNPGYPPAQSPGSYGAPAASSFAKSEDADNNLKHYLTIAAVVLGVAAYVLSFGDLLSVPSDDAKEFLGLLNGQVKGIAPVLLAGLLAGVSLLPSKNYLGVVAAVSVFGALQVLLSIAHTPDGISVTWELWLIIAAAVIQAAVAIGALLLDVGVITAPAPRPKYDQYYGQQYGGYYGQQQQAPYQQSGYGTQYGGYPSGPNTGGFPAQQGPQPSSASHQQGSPTPPTGFPSFSPPPSSGSGAPSPGSTGPQPQSPSSPSGPSQS
- a CDS encoding LLM class F420-dependent oxidoreductase: MDYGLVLFTSDRGISPAAAATLADNHGFTTFYVPEHTHIPIKRQAAHPTTGDETLPDDRYMRTLDPWVSLGAACAVTSRVRLSTAVALPVEHDPITLAKSIATLDHLSGGRVSLGVGFGWNTDELTDHNVPPGRRRTMLREYLEAMRALWTEEEASYEGEFVNFGPSWAWPKPVQSHIPVLVGAAGTEKNFKWIARSADGWITTPRDFDIDEPVKVLQDTWAAAGRDGAPQIVALDFKPVPEKLAHWAEIGVTEVLFGLPDKSEDEVAAYVERLAGKLAAAV